In Janthinobacterium sp. J1-1, a single genomic region encodes these proteins:
- a CDS encoding porin: MKTTTVCLGLASAMILPTVPAHAQSSVDMYGLMDAALVQERSISKVSSGVSAGSRLGFRGAEALGNGWQAVFTLEAGLLTDTGRSDQAGQLFGRQAFVGLSSPLGMLTIGRQYNLQSQALTDVADPFEGGMAGASTNVAGYSATRIDNTVRYTSPTLRGVTATVMYGAGEHSGIAADQRSLGLALGYVNGPLTLRLARQSRGGDAGKADVNNTILAGNYNFGPATAFAGYGSNTGDGSSMFFADNPYGAATAPRQSTDSRDAIVGVSVPLGAATLLASVVHKDDRDAANRDAQQLAVGATYALSKRSKIYLAYAQIRNRHGAAYMVGNATEVGTGDRAFNLGLRHAF, translated from the coding sequence ATGAAAACCACCACTGTCTGCCTGGGACTCGCCTCGGCCATGATTTTGCCCACTGTCCCCGCTCACGCCCAGTCCTCCGTCGACATGTACGGCCTGATGGATGCCGCACTGGTACAGGAACGCTCGATCAGCAAAGTATCGAGTGGCGTCTCGGCTGGTTCGCGCCTCGGTTTTCGCGGCGCCGAAGCGCTGGGCAATGGCTGGCAAGCCGTGTTCACGCTGGAAGCCGGCTTGCTGACGGACACCGGCCGCTCGGACCAGGCCGGCCAGCTGTTCGGCCGCCAGGCTTTCGTCGGCCTCAGCAGCCCGCTGGGCATGCTGACCATCGGCCGCCAGTACAATCTGCAGAGCCAGGCGCTGACCGACGTCGCCGATCCGTTCGAGGGCGGCATGGCCGGCGCCTCGACCAACGTGGCCGGCTATTCGGCCACCCGCATCGACAATACCGTACGCTATACCTCGCCGACGCTGCGCGGCGTGACGGCCACCGTGATGTATGGCGCTGGCGAACACAGCGGCATTGCGGCCGACCAGCGCTCGCTGGGCCTGGCCCTCGGTTATGTCAACGGCCCGCTGACCTTGCGCCTGGCGCGCCAGAGCCGTGGCGGCGACGCCGGCAAGGCCGACGTCAACAACACGATTTTGGCCGGCAACTACAATTTCGGTCCGGCCACGGCCTTTGCCGGCTACGGCAGCAACACGGGCGATGGCAGTTCGATGTTCTTTGCCGACAATCCGTATGGCGCGGCCACGGCGCCGCGGCAATCGACCGACAGCCGCGACGCCATCGTCGGCGTCTCCGTGCCGCTGGGCGCGGCGACCTTGCTGGCGTCGGTGGTGCACAAGGACGACCGCGATGCGGCCAACCGCGATGCGCAGCAACTGGCTGTTGGGGCCACCTATGCCTTGTCGAAACGCAGCAAGATCTATCTGGCCTATGCGCAGATCCGCAACCGCCATGGCGCCGCCTACATGGTCGGCAATGCCACCGAGGTCGGCACCGGCGACCGGGCCTTCAACCTCGGCCTGCGCCACGCTTTTTAA
- a CDS encoding EAL domain-containing protein, translated as MQSLIKRISISVSVSALITLAIGLAVTALCYASTRQIESESARLLLQHYGGTQDLSAAMLPANGLSLFDAGRRSSLYVLLGGILSSLLAAAYVYQLVTRNSVIERITEERTAALRFANLRLSEDIAARLQSDQALRLRERIIEVSANAIAICSAEAPGYLIEYVNPAFERITGYTAQEVVGQPLASLHGNDQEQPAMEQLQAAIREQREGKAILRHVRKNGDSYWNESFVAPVRGIAAASDDGTAPISHFLVAQYDISAVMHFEAELAFQARHDILTGLANRRLLRERLEHEMAVAQRTGLPLWVVFIDLDRFKFVNDTLGHDAGDTLLKGVAERLLAATREVDTVARLGGDEFVLLLPQHGNGDPGMAILQRILDAVAQPMQLGEYEFFLSCSLGVAVYPDDGCSAEMLIKHADIAMYRAKEQGRGHWQFYASNMNADTLERLSLESELRHALERGQFHLEYQPQLDLASGRMVGMEALLRWRHPQLGLISPASFIGMAEEMGLIIPIGDWVLRTACAQARAWQLAGHGPLRVAVNLSARQFKQRNLLHAVAAVLMETGLDASCLELELTESMVMHDVEQATAIMGNLKALGVQLSIDDFGTGYSSLAYLRHFPIDVLKIDKSFVNDITHSNDDAAIVCAIISLAHNLRLKVIAEGVETAPQLDFLRQHGCDQMQGYLYSRPLAVPAFEALLRQGRMLAA; from the coding sequence ATGCAATCACTCATCAAGCGCATTTCCATCTCTGTTTCCGTCTCCGCCCTGATCACCCTGGCGATCGGCCTGGCCGTGACGGCGCTGTGCTATGCCTCGACGCGGCAGATCGAATCGGAAAGCGCGCGGCTACTGCTGCAGCACTATGGCGGCACGCAAGACCTGAGCGCCGCCATGCTGCCGGCAAATGGGCTGTCGCTGTTCGACGCGGGCCGGCGCAGCTCGCTGTATGTGCTGCTGGGCGGAATACTGTCGAGTTTGCTGGCGGCCGCCTATGTGTATCAGCTGGTGACGCGCAACAGCGTGATCGAACGCATCACGGAAGAACGCACGGCGGCGCTGCGCTTTGCCAACCTGCGCCTGTCGGAAGATATCGCGGCGCGCCTGCAAAGCGACCAGGCGCTGCGGCTGCGCGAGCGCATCATCGAAGTGTCGGCCAACGCGATCGCCATCTGCAGCGCCGAAGCGCCCGGCTACCTGATCGAATACGTCAATCCGGCGTTTGAACGCATCACCGGCTACACGGCGCAGGAAGTGGTGGGACAGCCGCTGGCCAGCCTGCACGGCAATGACCAGGAACAGCCCGCCATGGAGCAGCTGCAAGCGGCGATACGCGAGCAGCGCGAAGGCAAGGCCATCCTGCGCCACGTGCGCAAGAACGGCGACAGCTACTGGAACGAAAGCTTTGTCGCGCCCGTGCGCGGCATCGCCGCGGCCAGCGATGACGGCACGGCGCCGATCAGCCACTTCCTGGTGGCGCAATACGATATCAGCGCCGTCATGCACTTCGAGGCCGAACTGGCCTTCCAGGCACGCCACGATATCCTGACCGGGCTGGCCAACCGCCGCCTGCTGCGCGAGCGCCTGGAACATGAAATGGCTGTTGCACAACGCACAGGCTTGCCGCTGTGGGTGGTGTTCATCGACCTGGACCGCTTCAAGTTCGTCAACGACACCCTGGGCCACGATGCCGGCGACACCCTGCTCAAGGGCGTGGCCGAACGCCTGCTGGCGGCCACCCGCGAAGTCGATACGGTGGCGCGCCTGGGCGGCGACGAATTCGTGCTGCTGTTGCCGCAGCATGGCAATGGCGACCCCGGCATGGCCATCCTGCAGCGCATACTCGATGCCGTGGCGCAGCCGATGCAGCTGGGCGAATACGAATTTTTTCTCAGCTGCAGCCTGGGCGTGGCCGTCTACCCCGACGATGGCTGCAGCGCCGAAATGCTGATCAAGCACGCCGATATCGCCATGTACCGCGCCAAGGAACAGGGCCGTGGCCACTGGCAGTTCTATGCCTCGAACATGAATGCGGACACCCTGGAAAGGCTGAGCCTGGAAAGCGAATTGCGCCATGCGCTCGAACGCGGCCAGTTCCACCTCGAATACCAGCCGCAGCTGGACCTGGCCAGCGGCCGGATGGTGGGCATGGAAGCGCTGCTGCGCTGGCGCCATCCGCAGCTGGGCCTGATTTCGCCGGCCAGCTTTATCGGCATGGCCGAGGAAATGGGCTTGATCATTCCGATCGGCGACTGGGTGCTGCGCACCGCCTGCGCCCAGGCGCGCGCCTGGCAACTGGCCGGCCATGGCCCGCTGCGCGTGGCGGTGAACCTGTCGGCGCGGCAGTTCAAGCAAAGAAATCTGCTGCATGCGGTGGCCGCCGTGTTGATGGAAACCGGCCTCGATGCGAGCTGCCTGGAGCTGGAACTGACGGAAAGCATGGTGATGCACGACGTGGAACAAGCGACGGCCATCATGGGCAACCTGAAGGCGCTGGGGGTGCAACTGTCGATCGACGACTTCGGCACCGGCTACTCCAGCTTGGCCTATCTGCGCCACTTCCCGATCGACGTGCTCAAAATCGACAAATCGTTCGTCAACGACATCACGCACAGCAACGACGATGCGGCCATCGTCTGCGCCATCATTTCACTGGCGCACAATCTGCGCCTGAAAGTGATCGCCGAGGGCGTGGAAACGGCGCCGCAGCTGGACTTCCTGCGCCAGCACGGCTGCGACCAGATGCAAGGCTATCTGTACAGCCGTCCGCTGGCCGTGCCGGCCTTCGAAGCGCTGCTGCGCCAGGGCCGCATGCTGGCGGCCTGA
- a CDS encoding Crp/Fnr family transcriptional regulator: MSSPHAVLHNPNQNHLLAAMLDADFARLAPHLEQVAMRLGDVIYDSGDKLHHVYFPTTAIVSLHYLLENGGSSEIAGVGNEGVVGVSLFMGGDSTPSRAVVQTGGVGYRLKAHVLMEEFNRAGPVMRLLLRYTQALLTQMSQTAVCNRHHTVEQQLCRWLLLTLDRLPGRELTMTQELIANMLGVRREGVTEAAGKLQARGHISYRRGHITVLDRGGLESTTCECYGVVKKEFARLLSDVRQRQA, encoded by the coding sequence ATGTCCAGTCCGCATGCCGTGTTGCACAACCCCAACCAGAACCATTTGCTGGCCGCCATGCTGGACGCCGATTTTGCGCGCCTGGCGCCGCACCTGGAGCAGGTCGCCATGCGCCTGGGCGACGTGATCTATGACTCGGGCGACAAGCTGCACCATGTGTATTTCCCCACCACCGCCATCGTTTCGCTGCACTATCTGCTGGAGAACGGCGGCTCGTCCGAAATCGCCGGCGTCGGCAATGAAGGCGTGGTGGGCGTGTCGCTGTTCATGGGCGGCGACTCCACCCCCAGCCGCGCGGTGGTGCAGACGGGCGGCGTCGGCTACCGCCTGAAGGCGCATGTGCTGATGGAGGAATTCAACCGCGCCGGCCCCGTGATGCGGCTGCTGCTGCGCTACACGCAGGCCTTGCTGACGCAGATGTCGCAGACGGCCGTGTGCAACCGCCATCATACGGTGGAACAGCAACTGTGCCGCTGGCTGCTGCTGACCCTGGACCGCTTGCCCGGGCGCGAACTGACCATGACCCAGGAACTGATCGCCAACATGCTGGGCGTGCGCCGCGAAGGCGTGACGGAAGCGGCCGGCAAGCTGCAGGCGCGTGGCCATATCAGTTACCGGCGCGGCCATATCACGGTGCTGGACCGCGGCGGGCTGGAAAGCACGACCTGCGAATGCTATGGCGTGGTGAAGAAGGAATTTGCCCGCTTGCTGTCGGATGTGCGCCAGCGCCAGGCTTGA
- a CDS encoding ATP-binding protein, producing MNTVEKISTGLPSRWPVALAFAFSAIVLVAIAALAWRGPSDTAILTGVLVLLLLVLLAALYRRTLAAGLPRQLLKAGALQDAIFNSANFSSIATDAQGVIQIFNVGAERMLGYAAHEVVDKLTPASISDAQEIVARAQALSTELDTPITPGVEALVFKAKRGIEDIYELTYIRKDGSCFPAIVSVTALRDAQNKVIGYLLIGTDNTARKRVEAEQAMLDKRLQEQQAYTRSLIETNNAELEKARQVADKANRAKSEFLSSMSHELRTPLNAVLGFAQLMASDVPPPTQPQQRSLDQILKGGWYLLRLINEILDLAMIESGKVTMSEEAMSLLDVLQDCEAMIAPQAQKRGIGMHFPRCGAAFYIHADRTRVKQVMINLLSNAIKYNQSGGSVQVVCSQRGDRVRVSVTDSGAGLDAKQMSQLFQPFNRLGQENSQEEGTGIGLVVTKQLVELMGGAIGVDSTVGVGTTFWVEFNASRAPQLVLGEGEVLPVMQEDSDTQRTLLYVEDNPANLALVEQLIARRSDLKLLTAIDAHLGIDLARTCQPDVILMDINLPGISGFGALHILHEDPLTSHIPVMALSANAVPRDIEKGLEAGFFRYLTKPIKVVEFMDALDVALHHAAKHGLADDTTAAR from the coding sequence ATGAACACAGTTGAAAAAATCTCCACCGGCCTGCCATCGCGCTGGCCCGTCGCGCTGGCGTTCGCCTTCAGCGCCATCGTGCTGGTCGCGATCGCCGCGCTGGCCTGGCGCGGCCCTTCGGACACGGCCATCCTGACCGGCGTGCTGGTCCTGCTGCTGCTGGTGCTGCTGGCCGCCCTGTACCGGCGCACGCTGGCCGCCGGACTGCCGCGCCAGCTGCTGAAAGCGGGCGCCCTGCAGGACGCGATTTTCAACAGCGCCAATTTTTCCAGCATCGCCACCGATGCCCAGGGCGTGATCCAGATCTTCAATGTGGGCGCCGAGCGCATGCTGGGCTATGCGGCGCATGAGGTGGTCGACAAGCTGACCCCCGCCAGCATTTCCGACGCGCAGGAAATCGTCGCCCGCGCGCAGGCCCTCTCCACCGAACTCGACACGCCCATCACGCCCGGCGTGGAAGCGCTGGTGTTCAAGGCCAAGCGCGGCATCGAAGACATTTATGAACTGACGTATATCCGCAAGGATGGCAGCTGCTTTCCCGCCATCGTCTCGGTGACGGCCTTGCGCGACGCGCAGAACAAGGTTATCGGCTACCTGCTGATCGGCACCGACAACACGGCGCGCAAGCGGGTCGAAGCCGAGCAGGCCATGCTCGACAAGCGCTTGCAGGAGCAGCAGGCCTATACGCGTTCGCTGATCGAAACCAATAATGCCGAGCTGGAAAAAGCGCGTCAGGTGGCCGACAAGGCCAACCGCGCCAAGTCCGAATTCCTGTCCAGCATGAGCCACGAATTGCGTACGCCCTTGAACGCCGTGCTGGGCTTTGCCCAGCTGATGGCGTCCGACGTGCCGCCGCCGACCCAGCCGCAGCAGCGCTCGCTCGACCAGATCCTCAAGGGCGGCTGGTATCTGCTGCGCCTGATTAACGAGATCCTCGACCTGGCCATGATCGAGTCGGGCAAGGTGACCATGTCGGAAGAGGCCATGTCGCTGCTCGACGTGCTGCAGGATTGCGAGGCGATGATCGCGCCGCAGGCGCAAAAACGCGGCATCGGCATGCATTTCCCGCGCTGCGGCGCGGCGTTCTATATCCATGCCGACCGCACGCGCGTGAAGCAGGTGATGATCAACCTGCTGTCGAACGCCATCAAGTACAACCAGAGCGGCGGCAGCGTGCAGGTCGTTTGCAGCCAGCGCGGCGACCGCGTGCGCGTCAGCGTCACCGACAGCGGCGCCGGTCTCGATGCAAAGCAGATGTCACAGCTGTTCCAGCCCTTCAACCGCCTGGGCCAGGAAAACAGCCAGGAAGAGGGCACCGGCATCGGCCTGGTGGTGACCAAGCAGCTGGTGGAATTGATGGGGGGCGCGATCGGCGTCGACAGCACGGTCGGTGTCGGCACCACCTTCTGGGTCGAGTTCAATGCCTCGCGTGCGCCGCAACTGGTGCTGGGCGAAGGCGAAGTGTTGCCGGTGATGCAGGAAGACTCGGACACCCAGCGCACCTTGCTGTACGTGGAAGACAATCCGGCCAACCTGGCGCTGGTCGAGCAACTGATTGCGCGCCGCAGCGACCTGAAACTGCTGACCGCCATCGACGCCCACCTGGGCATCGACCTGGCGCGCACCTGCCAGCCGGACGTGATCCTGATGGACATCAACCTGCCCGGCATCAGCGGCTTTGGCGCCTTGCACATCCTGCACGAGGATCCGCTGACCAGTCATATCCCGGTAATGGCGCTGTCGGCCAACGCCGTGCCGCGCGATATAGAAAAAGGGCTGGAGGCGGGCTTTTTCCGCTATCTGACCAAACCGATCAAGGTTGTCGAATTCATGGATGCGCTCGACGTGGCGCTGCACCATGCGGCCAAGCACGGCCTGGCCGACGACACCACCGCAGCACGCTAA
- a CDS encoding response regulator, whose amino-acid sequence MLQATEILNASILIVDDQEANVMLLEQVLRNAGYTRITSTMDPQAVRALHQQHRYDLILLDLQMPEMDGFEVMEGLRDIEAGSYLPVLVITAQPGHKLRALQAGAKDFVAKPFDLVEVKTRIHNMLEVRLLYQKLADYNRSLEQAVQERTAELRESEARFQRFTELSSDWYWEQDAAGNLTRFSGPVAEMLGIGSEDEPQRWNAAERALLDEKIAAREPFLDFIYSRQNADGGMQYLQVSGEPMFDHGSRFVGYRGIGLDITARQQKS is encoded by the coding sequence ATGCTACAAGCCACCGAGATACTGAACGCCAGCATCCTGATCGTCGACGACCAGGAAGCCAATGTGATGCTGCTGGAACAGGTGCTGCGCAATGCGGGCTACACCCGCATCACCTCCACCATGGACCCGCAGGCGGTGCGCGCGCTGCACCAGCAGCACCGCTACGACCTGATCCTGCTCGACTTGCAGATGCCGGAAATGGATGGCTTCGAAGTGATGGAAGGCTTGCGCGACATCGAGGCGGGCAGTTACCTGCCGGTACTGGTGATCACCGCCCAGCCCGGCCACAAGCTGCGCGCGCTGCAGGCCGGCGCCAAGGATTTCGTCGCCAAGCCCTTCGACCTGGTGGAAGTCAAAACCCGCATCCACAATATGCTGGAAGTGCGCCTGCTGTACCAGAAGCTGGCCGACTACAACAGGTCGCTGGAACAGGCGGTGCAGGAGCGTACGGCCGAGCTGCGCGAGAGCGAAGCGCGCTTCCAGCGCTTTACGGAACTGTCGTCGGACTGGTACTGGGAACAGGATGCGGCAGGCAACCTGACACGCTTTTCCGGCCCGGTGGCCGAGATGCTGGGCATCGGCAGCGAAGACGAACCGCAGCGCTGGAACGCCGCCGAGCGCGCCCTGCTCGACGAAAAAATCGCCGCGCGCGAACCATTTTTGGATTTTATCTACAGCCGCCAGAATGCGGACGGCGGCATGCAATACCTGCAGGTCAGCGGCGAACCGATGTTCGACCATGGCAGCCGCTTTGTCGGCTATCGCGGGATCGGACTCGATATTACGGCGCGCCAGCAAAAAAGCTGA
- the thiC gene encoding phosphomethylpyrimidine synthase ThiC: MNANPKFLSATATVDEAAIAPLPNSRKIYVQGSRPDIRVPMRAISQSDTEASFGGEKNPPIYVYDTSGPYTDPDVAIDIRSGLDTPRLPWILERADTEELPGPTSDYGIARLADPKLAELRFNLHRKPRRALAGRNVTQMHYARQGIITPEMEFVAIRENMRRQQYLEELKSSGPMGERMAEMMGRQHPGQSFGASIPAEITAEFVREEIARGRAIIPANINHPEVEPMIIGRNFLVKINANIGNSAVTSSIGEEVEKMTWAIRWGGDNVMDLSTGKHIHETREWIVRNSPVPIGTVPIYQALEKVNGKAEDLTWEIFRDTLIEQAEQGVDYFTIHAGVLLRYVPLTAKRLTGIVSRGGSIMAKWCLAHHQESFLYTHFEEICEIMKAYDVSFSLGDGLRPGSIYDANDEAQLGELKTLGELTQIAWKHDVQVMIEGPGHVPMQLIKENMDLQLEQCGEAPFYTLGPLTTDIAPGYDHITSGIGAAMIGWYGTAMLCYVTPKEHLGLPNKADVKDGIITYKIAAHAADLAKGHPGAQIRDNALSKARFEFRWDDQFNIGLDPDKAREFHDETLPKDSAKVAHFCSMCGPHFCSMKITQEVREYAAGIGISEERAVKQGMEVKAIEFIKNGAELYRKV; encoded by the coding sequence ATGAACGCCAATCCGAAATTTCTTTCCGCCACCGCCACGGTCGACGAGGCCGCGATCGCGCCGCTGCCCAATTCACGCAAGATCTATGTACAGGGCAGCCGGCCCGACATCCGCGTGCCGATGCGCGCCATCAGCCAGTCCGATACGGAAGCGTCGTTCGGCGGCGAGAAAAATCCGCCCATCTACGTTTACGATACGTCGGGTCCGTACACCGACCCGGACGTCGCCATCGATATCCGCTCGGGCCTCGATACGCCGCGCCTGCCGTGGATACTCGAACGCGCCGACACGGAAGAGCTGCCGGGCCCGACCTCCGACTACGGCATCGCCCGCCTGGCCGACCCGAAACTGGCCGAGCTGCGCTTCAACCTGCACCGCAAGCCGCGCCGCGCCCTGGCCGGCAGGAACGTCACGCAGATGCATTACGCGCGGCAAGGCATCATCACGCCGGAAATGGAATTCGTCGCCATCCGCGAAAACATGCGCCGGCAGCAATACCTGGAAGAGCTGAAGTCTTCCGGACCGATGGGCGAGCGCATGGCCGAGATGATGGGCCGCCAACACCCGGGGCAGTCGTTCGGCGCCAGCATTCCGGCCGAGATCACGGCCGAATTCGTGCGCGAGGAAATCGCCCGTGGCCGCGCCATCATCCCCGCCAATATCAACCACCCGGAAGTCGAGCCGATGATTATCGGGCGCAATTTTCTGGTGAAAATCAACGCCAATATCGGCAACTCGGCCGTCACCTCGTCGATCGGCGAGGAAGTGGAAAAGATGACCTGGGCCATCCGCTGGGGCGGCGACAATGTGATGGATCTGTCGACCGGCAAGCATATCCATGAAACGCGCGAGTGGATCGTGCGCAACAGCCCGGTGCCGATCGGTACCGTGCCGATCTACCAGGCGCTGGAAAAGGTCAACGGCAAGGCCGAGGACCTGACCTGGGAGATTTTCCGCGACACCCTGATCGAGCAGGCCGAGCAGGGCGTCGACTACTTCACCATCCACGCCGGCGTGCTGCTGCGCTATGTGCCGCTGACAGCCAAGCGCCTGACCGGCATCGTTTCGCGCGGCGGCTCGATCATGGCCAAGTGGTGCCTGGCGCATCACCAGGAGTCGTTCCTGTACACGCATTTCGAAGAGATCTGCGAGATCATGAAGGCGTATGACGTGTCGTTTTCGCTTGGCGACGGCTTGCGCCCCGGTTCCATCTACGACGCCAATGACGAAGCGCAGCTGGGAGAACTGAAGACTCTGGGCGAGCTGACGCAGATCGCCTGGAAGCACGATGTACAGGTGATGATCGAAGGCCCCGGCCATGTGCCGATGCAGCTGATCAAGGAAAACATGGACCTGCAGCTGGAGCAGTGCGGCGAAGCGCCGTTCTATACCCTGGGACCGTTGACCACCGATATCGCGCCGGGCTACGACCATATCACCTCGGGCATCGGCGCGGCCATGATAGGCTGGTATGGCACGGCCATGCTGTGCTACGTGACGCCGAAGGAGCACCTGGGCCTGCCCAACAAGGCGGACGTGAAAGACGGCATCATCACCTATAAAATTGCCGCGCATGCGGCCGACCTGGCCAAGGGCCATCCGGGCGCGCAGATCCGCGACAACGCCTTGTCGAAGGCGCGCTTCGAATTTCGCTGGGACGACCAGTTCAATATCGGCCTGGACCCGGACAAGGCGCGTGAATTTCACGATGAAACCTTGCCCAAGGATTCGGCCAAGGTGGCCCACTTCTGTTCGATGTGCGGCCCGCATTTCTGCTCGATGAAGATCACCCAGGAAGTGCGCGAATACGCGGCCGGCATCGGCATCTCGGAAGAGCGCGCCGTCAAGCAGGGCATGGAAGTGAAAGCGATCGAGTTCATCAAGAACGGCGCCGAGCTGTACCGCAAAGTCTGA
- the thiS gene encoding sulfur carrier protein ThiS translates to MIPIMLNGAPHQVPPHHTLDQLIEALSLQGQALALAVNRSVVQRKNWPAHVLQADDKVDIVRAIGGG, encoded by the coding sequence ATGATCCCCATCATGCTCAACGGCGCGCCGCACCAGGTGCCGCCCCATCACACGCTGGACCAGCTGATCGAAGCGCTGTCGCTGCAAGGCCAGGCGCTGGCGCTGGCCGTCAACCGCTCGGTGGTGCAGCGGAAAAACTGGCCGGCGCATGTGCTGCAGGCAGACGACAAAGTGGACATTGTGCGCGCCATCGGCGGCGGCTAA